Proteins encoded by one window of Candidatus Obscuribacter sp.:
- a CDS encoding response regulator transcription factor, which produces MKILIAEDDLLLADGLSIVLRDNGYVVDVISNGVDADAALLGTAYELLILDLGLPRMDGLEVLKRLRARGQALPVLILTARDQLVDRVAGLDCGANDYITKPFEVPELEARVRAFLRRDLWSNRSEIKFGALCFNTGARTATVDKQPLELSARETAVLEILLQRLGRMVSKEQLTDLLSDWDSDVTGNAVAIAVHRLRKKLEDFGITVRASRGLGYRLEKAN; this is translated from the coding sequence ATGAAGATATTAATTGCCGAAGATGATTTACTCCTTGCCGATGGGCTCTCCATAGTTTTGCGAGACAATGGATATGTCGTTGACGTCATTAGTAATGGTGTTGATGCCGATGCCGCTCTGCTAGGCACAGCCTATGAGTTGCTCATCCTCGATCTTGGACTGCCTCGTATGGATGGATTGGAAGTATTGAAGCGCTTGCGCGCCAGAGGACAAGCACTGCCGGTGCTGATTTTGACAGCGCGCGATCAGCTCGTTGATAGAGTTGCTGGTCTGGATTGTGGTGCTAACGATTACATCACCAAGCCATTTGAAGTACCAGAGCTAGAAGCCAGGGTGCGCGCCTTTCTCAGACGGGATCTCTGGTCCAATCGTAGTGAGATCAAATTTGGAGCATTATGCTTTAACACTGGCGCACGCACTGCCACTGTGGATAAACAGCCACTGGAGTTGTCTGCCAGAGAAACAGCTGTGCTTGAGATATTGTTGCAGCGGCTTGGTCGGATGGTAAGCAAAGAGCAACTGACTGATTTACTATCAGATTGGGACAGTGACGTCACTGGCAATGCAGTTGCTATTGCTGTACATCGCCTACGTAAAAAACTCGAAGATTTTGGGATCACGGTACGAGCCTCGCGTGGTCTGGGATATAGACTTGAAAAAGCCAACTAA
- a CDS encoding sensor histidine kinase N-terminal domain-containing protein, giving the protein MLCITSATIAYSMAAGFANDAYDHELINSADSVVARLKLQGNRVVVDLPPAAQAILRHNDLDKFYYQVLRANGERISGDALLPAPRHNLDADAPVFRYAQLNGHDIRMARVRAEIPGVQPELLNVPKVLANDSPGGVSAPVTVSERAVIDGSFIGPVAFAPPSPPPVPNQVVLVQVAETLNSRHHLAQQILLSIIVPQLVLILLGALAVSRAVSDALHPLHKLAKSIAERSQYDLSPVSEETAPIEVKPLLVAINDLLARLRVDLDSQRRFVANAAHQFRTPLAALKTYLYCAKRLPADKQMNEMLDKVDASTERMSHLSSKLLALSKAEPANAQEEYGSVNLTDVVSAAIAGLATEAAKRETELSFVPPAEPVYVRGDAHNLEELAANLIENAVFYTPAGGSVRVSLSASPRCILTVEDNGPGIPEAEKERIFERFYRVLGSEIAGSGLGLAIVKEIAAAHEARVSVCDPPIGSGTIVIVQF; this is encoded by the coding sequence TTGCTATGCATAACAAGCGCTACTATTGCTTATTCCATGGCTGCTGGCTTTGCTAATGATGCTTATGACCATGAACTCATTAATTCGGCGGATTCAGTCGTGGCTCGCCTCAAGCTACAGGGCAACCGGGTTGTGGTGGATTTGCCACCGGCTGCTCAGGCGATTTTGCGGCACAATGACCTGGATAAGTTTTACTATCAAGTGCTGCGGGCGAATGGTGAGCGGATCTCGGGCGATGCGCTGTTGCCTGCGCCGAGGCACAATTTAGACGCTGATGCGCCGGTCTTTCGTTATGCGCAGCTAAATGGTCATGATATCCGCATGGCAAGAGTGCGCGCGGAGATACCAGGGGTACAGCCAGAGCTGTTAAATGTGCCAAAAGTACTCGCCAATGACAGTCCTGGAGGTGTTAGCGCACCTGTGACAGTCAGTGAACGAGCCGTTATTGACGGTAGTTTTATCGGTCCAGTCGCTTTTGCACCGCCGTCGCCACCTCCGGTCCCTAATCAAGTTGTACTGGTACAAGTGGCTGAGACTCTCAATAGCCGTCATCACTTAGCTCAGCAGATTTTGCTCAGTATCATAGTGCCCCAGCTTGTTTTGATTTTGCTCGGTGCTCTGGCTGTATCTAGAGCTGTCTCTGATGCTCTGCATCCATTGCATAAGTTGGCTAAATCTATTGCCGAGCGTTCTCAGTATGATCTGTCACCGGTGTCAGAGGAGACAGCACCCATTGAGGTCAAGCCTCTTCTGGTGGCGATCAATGATCTGCTGGCGCGTCTGAGAGTGGATTTGGATTCGCAGAGGCGTTTTGTTGCCAATGCCGCCCATCAGTTTCGCACGCCGTTAGCTGCGCTCAAGACCTACTTGTACTGTGCCAAGCGATTGCCGGCAGACAAACAAATGAATGAGATGCTTGATAAGGTTGATGCTAGCACTGAGCGCATGTCTCATTTGTCCAGCAAGTTGCTGGCTCTATCAAAAGCCGAACCTGCTAATGCGCAAGAAGAGTATGGATCTGTCAACTTAACTGATGTGGTCTCCGCTGCCATTGCTGGATTGGCTACTGAAGCTGCCAAACGCGAGACTGAGTTGAGTTTTGTGCCACCGGCTGAGCCTGTTTATGTGCGCGGTGATGCTCACAACCTGGAGGAGCTGGCTGCCAATTTGATAGAAAATGCCGTGTTTTATACTCCCGCTGGAGGCTCTGTGAGAGTCTCTCTGAGCGCCTCTCCGCGGTGCATTCTCACTGTCGAGGACAATGGTCCTGGCATCCCTGAAGCCGAGAAGGAACGCATTTTTGAGCGCTTTTATAGGGTGCTTGGCAGTGAGATTGCTGGTAGTGGCTTGGGTCTTGCTATCGTAAAAGAAATTGCGGCAGCTCATGAAGCCAGAGTATCAGTCTGCGATCCGCCGATTGGAAGCGGCACAATTGTTATTGTGCAATTTTAG
- a CDS encoding SDR family oxidoreductase — protein sequence MDLDLKGKTAVVTGASYGLGFACAQALAQEGVDVVICSRDKQKITAAADSIKASTKAKVLGVKADLTSKDDLHNLVSEAQSFLGHIDILVVSTGHPPTLPFTQATDEHWQVGNDMVLLPPIVLSRLVLPGMQAQKYGRIIYIGSIFGLEAEKTSVVQSTLRTGLNALSKCIASEVAGDGVTANVICPGYFDTPLVRELAQQYATAEHVSVDDVLSVWANYSPVKRFGKPEDLGALVAFLASPRGEFITGTTLTIDGGAVRQY from the coding sequence ATGGACCTGGATTTGAAGGGTAAAACAGCTGTCGTAACCGGAGCCAGCTATGGTCTGGGCTTTGCCTGTGCCCAAGCTCTGGCACAGGAGGGCGTTGACGTCGTCATCTGCTCCCGCGACAAGCAAAAAATCACAGCTGCCGCCGACTCCATCAAAGCTAGCACCAAAGCCAAAGTGCTAGGTGTAAAGGCCGACCTGACCAGTAAAGATGACTTACACAATTTAGTATCCGAGGCACAGTCCTTCCTCGGACATATCGACATCCTCGTGGTAAGCACCGGACATCCGCCCACATTGCCGTTTACTCAAGCCACCGATGAGCACTGGCAAGTGGGCAATGATATGGTCTTGCTGCCACCTATTGTATTGTCCAGACTGGTCCTACCTGGTATGCAGGCACAAAAGTACGGCCGCATTATCTACATAGGCTCCATATTTGGATTGGAAGCCGAAAAAACCTCAGTAGTGCAAAGCACGCTGCGCACAGGTCTCAACGCTCTCTCCAAATGCATCGCCTCTGAGGTCGCTGGAGACGGCGTAACAGCCAATGTCATCTGTCCGGGATATTTTGATACACCACTGGTCAGAGAGCTAGCTCAACAATACGCCACCGCCGAGCATGTCTCTGTTGACGACGTCCTTAGTGTCTGGGCCAATTATTCGCCAGTCAAACGCTTTGGCAAGCCAGAGGATCTTGGTGCCCTTGTAGCATTTTTGGCATCACCTCGAGGCGAATTTATCACCGGCACCACACTCACCATAGATGGTGGCGCAGTAAGGCAGTATTAA
- a CDS encoding ZIP family metal transporter, whose protein sequence is MENLLYAVVCALLVSAVSLVGIATFSFSGLRLKKLINLLLSLAAGAMLGNALLHMLPHALEHASHKEPVAVVSPVLSASDAKPGPGVALSSEPTPSVHEHEDGEHEKDHDHDHHADEHKHQDHPVASAPHDHDHDAVASTGAHDGHEEHEHAGLWVISVLLAGFLALFGLDLILLSRMRDDSAGVKPLGYLVLLSDGLENFMDGLVIGAAFLINVPAGIATTIAIFLHELPMELGDFAVLTHAGFSRKKALLLNLASALVNVIGVVLAFVLGTTLSGFTSFATPFAAGAILYLAAAGLLPQIRMQGNGWQKLTYFTMTLVGVALMALILLLE, encoded by the coding sequence ATGGAAAATCTTCTCTACGCAGTTGTATGCGCTTTGCTGGTGAGTGCTGTCTCACTTGTCGGTATCGCTACCTTTTCTTTCTCAGGGCTTCGTCTCAAAAAGTTGATCAATCTGCTCTTGAGTCTCGCTGCCGGAGCAATGCTCGGCAATGCGCTTTTGCATATGCTGCCACATGCTCTGGAGCATGCCTCTCATAAAGAGCCTGTCGCGGTTGTGAGTCCGGTTTTGTCTGCAAGTGATGCCAAGCCTGGTCCTGGCGTCGCCCTTTCGTCTGAGCCCACTCCTTCGGTGCATGAGCATGAAGATGGCGAGCACGAAAAAGACCACGACCATGATCATCATGCAGACGAGCACAAGCATCAGGACCATCCTGTAGCTTCTGCGCCGCACGATCATGACCATGATGCTGTGGCTTCAACCGGAGCGCATGACGGACATGAGGAGCACGAGCATGCTGGACTCTGGGTCATCTCTGTGCTGCTTGCTGGTTTTCTGGCGCTCTTTGGTCTCGATTTGATCCTTCTTTCGCGCATGCGCGATGACAGTGCCGGTGTCAAGCCTCTTGGTTATCTTGTGTTGCTCAGTGATGGTCTGGAAAACTTCATGGACGGCCTTGTTATTGGCGCGGCATTTTTGATCAATGTGCCCGCTGGCATCGCCACAACTATCGCCATTTTCCTGCATGAGCTGCCCATGGAGCTTGGCGACTTTGCTGTGCTCACTCATGCTGGATTTTCTCGCAAGAAGGCGCTGTTGCTCAATCTGGCATCGGCTCTTGTGAACGTCATTGGCGTTGTGTTGGCCTTTGTGCTTGGCACCACACTCAGTGGCTTCACATCATTTGCTACGCCATTTGCTGCTGGTGCCATCCTCTATCTCGCGGCTGCTGGTCTTTTGCCGCAGATTCGGATGCAGGGCAACGGCTGGCAAAAGCTCACTTACTTTACCATGACGCTCGTTGGTGTGGCACTCATGGCGCTCATCCTCTTACTGGAGTAA